From the genome of Pelmatolapia mariae isolate MD_Pm_ZW linkage group LG12, Pm_UMD_F_2, whole genome shotgun sequence, one region includes:
- the LOC134638328 gene encoding granzyme A-like has protein sequence MSCLRNFSVFFSCMFLFIIQPGHGSEIIGGKEVKPHSLPFMAYVISEGSMCGGTLIDPQWVLTAAHCTDMAVVILGAHSLREDEVSSWQVRVVEKRFPHPGYHGVTNDLMLLKLKKPVILTKTVKCLRLGNTVKEPPAGSKCMVAGWGRTESNRPSDVLMSADVTVIDRQKCNSYYNTVITSDMICAGSTGKKKVDACRGDSGGPLLCNGVLVGATSFGKNCESKENVPGVYAFVSNKQLSWIKEIMKSYEMP, from the exons ATGTCCTGCCTGAggaatttcagtgttttcttctCATGCATGTTTCTCTTCATCATCCAACCAG GTCATGGTTCTGAGATTATTGGAGGGAAAGAAGTCAAGCCACACTCACTACCTTTCATGGCTTATGTGATAAGTGAAGGATCTATGTGTGGTGGGACATTAATCGATCCACAATGGGTCCTGACAGCCGCCCACTGCACTGA TATGGCTGTAGTGATCCTGGGAGCGCACTCCCTCAGGGAAGATGAGGTTTCTTCTTGGCAGGTCAGAGTGGTTGAGAAACGATTTCCTCATCCTGGCTATCACGGAGTAACCAATGACCTCATGTTGCTCAAG CTTAAAAAACCAGTGATTCTAACCAAGACAGTGAAATGTCTCCGGTTGGGCAACACCGTCAAGGAGCCTCCAGCTGGCAGCAAATGTATGGTGGCTGGATGGGGACGAACTGAAAGCAACCGACCATCTGATGTCCTCATGTCTGCCGATGTGACTGTGATCGACAGACAGAAATGCAACTCTTATTATAATACTGTTATCACCAGTGACATGATATGTGCTGGTTCAACTGGTAAAAAAAAGGTTGATGCCTGTCGA GGGGATTCAGGAGGGCCACTGTTGTGCAATGGGGTGCTGGTTGGAGCTACTTCTTTTGGAAAGAATTGTGAGAGTAAAGAGAACGTACCGGGAGTCTACGCATTCGTCTCAAACAAACAACTCAGCTGGATCAAAGAAATAATGAAGTCATATGAAATGCCATGA